One Zingiber officinale cultivar Zhangliang chromosome 10B, Zo_v1.1, whole genome shotgun sequence genomic window, TGCATGAGGAGGACCATGGAATCTTATGGAAACATCAAGATTGGCGAACAGGCTTAGCAGAAGTTAGGCGATCGAGGAGGTTAACTGTTTCTTTCATATGTACTGTTGCTAACTATGAATATGGTTTTTTCTGGCACTTCTATCAGGTACGTTCCATAAGGAAATATGCTGTATATGTACATTATCTTTTCATGTTTTATTCTATATTTTACTACTTTTGTCTAGAGTAAGTATTTCTGCTAAAAGTTTATTGGAGTCCTAATCAGGTTCATAGTTGTTGTGATGCCTGCCAACCTTTATTGTTGAAATTGAAGTTATTCTTCATTATAGCTATTCTTATTGCATGTTTCTAGCTTCTTTGTCTTAAAATGATATGTTTTGTCGATCATCAATAGTATCTTGAGCAGCAGTTATTACTCATTACTTACCCCTATTCCTCCTTGGTAATTTTCTTCTCTGCCAAGGATCAACATGAAAACATTGTATATACATATGAAAGTATTATATATATTCATTTACAAAAGGCATGtgagaaaactaaggtttttttgCCACTGAGAATGATAGGATTTAGCTATTCCTACTGAGATAGGTGCTTCATTAAAGCTCTTAACAGTACTAAATGACTTCAGGGCTTCTGTTTGTAAAAAGTACATCATTCTAATGCATGttaaatgaattttttatttgatttacatGGTAGTTTGTGATGGATTCATGTGATAACAGGTTTTAGATACAATTCAGGATGAATAAACAGGGAACTAATTGAAAAACGGACTGAAATTTGGTGCAGGATAGCAATGAAGTTCTGCACTTATAGAGATGCAGTGCAGCAGGACGTAGGCTTGCACTGGTCTATTAGAAGAGACAGATTTCTATGGCTATAAAATTAGGTTTTTGGGATTCTGGGGGTTTCTAATTTGAATTTAGGCAGTTTGTTGTCTTATGCATTTGATTTTGCGGTAATTCTGGTCTGTACACCTTAGTCAACTACTGTTACATGAATGCAGGATGGTAAAATTGAAGCTGAAGTAAAATTGACTGGTATATTAAGCTTGGGAGCTTTGCAACCTGGCGAATCTAGAAAATATGGGACAACCATTGCCCCTGGGTTGTATGCACCAGTTCATCAACATTTCTTTGTTGCTCGTATGGATATGGCTGTTGATTGCAAACCTACTGAAGCATTTAATCAGGTTTGTTTTATTGATTGAATTTTCATTTGCATTGCCAAAAATTTATAAGGTTAAATCCCATGTCTAGTAGGTTGCTTAGCACATATGATAGCCAAATCATATCCAAGGAAATACCATATTATTTCATGAACTGTCCATGTACATCCAACATATTGCAagtctttttcaattttttccgTGGGGAAGAGGTATTGGTTAATAGTTAACAAGACGGTGCTATATTCTTTTTCCTTTAGGTGGTTGAGGTGAATGTTAAAGTTGAAGAGCCAGGCCAAAACAACATTCATAACAATGCTTTTTATGCTGAAGAAAAGCTTCTAAAATCAGAACTGGAGGCTATGCGGGATTGTGATTCTTTATCTGCACGCCATTGGATTGTAAGGGCCATATTGTTTTCTCACAAGCTTCTCATTCTTCTGATTTTTTTATGTGGATAGTACGACATGTTCATATCAGCCTGTATTACATATTGTATGATCTTATTTTGGTGAAGGACAACATTCTGTATGCAAGCCTTGTTGCCTGATAAGATTGGGGTGTTGAATTAACTTATAGCCTTGTCCCTTCCTAGTCTCCTAGTTGATAATCTCATGATTTACTTTTTTCATCCTTGTATATTGGGTAAGATTGAGTTAGATTGGCCGGTTATTTAGTCATTTCTTATTGCTAATTTTGCAATTCTTGAGCATGTGGTGTATCCCTTAGGTGATATTTTTCTTTTCACCATCCTAtcacttttttttctttaaatataaACAATTTTACTGATAAAACCTTTAATGATTTCCAGATACGGAACACAAGAAATGTAAATCGAACAGGCCAACCTACAGGCTATAAGCTTGTGCCTGGTCTGAATTGCCTCCCATTAGCTGGTCCAGAAGCAAAGTTTTTGAGAAGAGCTGCCTTCTTAAAGCATAATTTATGGGTCACACCTTATAATCGTGATGAGATGTTTCCTGGAGGAGAGTTTCCCAATCAAAATCCACGCGTAAATGAGGGATTGGCAACATGGGTTAAGAAGAATAGGTCCCTTGAGGAAACTGACATCGTCTTATGGTTAGTTTCTTGAACTGTCTCTAAATTTAATACTTCATATAGTCATCTAGTGTATATCCTCATCTGAATACTTGTCATACATGTGCATAGTACTTTTTGACCTGTCTCAGGTTGATTCCCTTAAAACTTTTGAAGCTCGTGTTTCTCAATCATTTTATCCGGGCTTCATCTATCATCCAGTTTTTATTCTTGATCAGTTGTTTTCTTATTCGTGGTCTTCAATTGCAGGTATGTGTTTGGTATCACTCACATACCCAGGTTGGAGGATTGGCCTGTCATGCCTGTGGAAAGGATAGGCTTTATGCTCATGGTATTTTTTGTTCATTTGCATGACTTTAGATCTGTTTTGTTGAGCTGGTATGTTTCCTCCTTGTATGACTGCATAATCATTGTTATATATAGTAATTGGAAATCCTTACTGCAGATGTTCTAAAGATTTGAAGTCCTTAATTCTCACGCCCTATGTGGCTATCAGTCTAATTATTTTAGATTTGCTAAATACCAACCCTGACAATCAACAAGCTTTCCCAACAGTTACAATCTTATTTGAAACCATATTATGGTAGTCTGGCCTGGACCTTGAATTtaataacagaatattataaaaataataaaaaataataattagaaaatctgaaatattaaaataataattaactactttaatctaatttaatatgattttaaaattgttttagagATAAAAAATCAATATgtgaatgatcctgtccgaaagcggtGAAGATAGCTTGTTGGGGATGTGGCTCAGTTGACAGTGTGAAGACTCCGCTCCACTCTACAAAACCAAGAACGTCAGTGTCGGGCTAGGGAAAGggtcccggcgttggccctcGCTTAAGTCAGTCACCGAAATAGTAGAAAGACGACAAAGAGAACTGTAATAACAACAGGAGTCTACTCACAAATAACGCATACCTCCGCTGGTGCATGGACCCCTTATATAGTACTCCAATAGCAGACATGCACACTCCTCAAGGCACGTGCACATTTTTCCAATTGTCCTATGAAAAGATATGTCAAAAAAGTGTCTTTGACATCATTCCTTAACAGGGCGTGCAAATTcatgacatgacagtggaagtttccgtcGTACGATTTGCTTGTTGACCTTGCCCTACTGTCAACGACACCAACTTCCAAAAGGATACAATGAGCTAACCAAGGGGTCCCactgtttggccgagcgggggagccgctcggccgggattCCCTGCCATGTCGATCTCAGTTGTTCTTCTCCATTGTCACTCGGCTCGATAGGTTGTTCCTCGCACTACCGGACATGCGGTCCGGTTGTACTAGCCCTTATAGGGTCGTCCCAGTCGTGAGCATCTAATGTCCTCTCTATAGTCGTCCCGATCGGACGAGCGATCTGCTCAGATGATCCTCCAAGTCGATCAAACCCTTCAGGCCCCCTAGGCTCATTGCCACCAACTCGGCTAACTTTGGTGACCTAACAATTCTATGCCTTTGAGGAGATCAAATCCTCTGTCCCCAGATTCTTGTGTTCCCGTGTCTCATCGTCGATCGAACGGATTAAATCACATTTCAAGGATGTAGTGCACATCACAAGGCTGTTTAACTCATCTGATCGACAATGAGACACGGAGACACAAGAATCTGGGAACAGAGGATTTGATTTCGCCTTTGACCACCTAGACCTCGACCGCCACGTCGGCTACTTGACATACCTTTGACTCGTCCTTGGTGGACTCCCTTTACTACTGCATCAGTGAATATTTTATAGAAAAATTTAGAATATTGTTTATGGGCTTATGCCCAACACATGTGAGCTGAAGAGTTGCACTCAGTACTACCCATGGCCTTGCGGCTTAGTTGTGAGTTGCTGCTAGTGACACAGATGTTAAGAACTTCTGCTTCAAGAAACACAGATGttaatttctttcatgtttaaTTCAAAGGGCTTGCTAATTACTGTCGCTTGTTTGCCATATCAATGCTAGCTTTGTTATGTTTAATCCTAGTGCAAACACTTGGCAATGTATATTCTGGTCGTCAAATACCGACATGATTGTCAGCAAATGTCCCATATCATATCTAAAATCATACTGACGTGATTATTAGTGAAATTTTCCATATTATAGCCAGAAACAGGTTGAATCTGGAATCATCTGGAAGCAGTCAAACCCAAACAGACTCGTTGATTTCTAGTTATATCagcatttttttcttcttatgaAGCTATAGGAAATTAGTTAGGAGACGTAGCACATGGATTTCGCATGGCATTCTCATTTCTGGTTGTTAACAATCCAGTGATTTCTTGTAGTAGTTTAGTCTTATCTTCTTCCAAGAAGATAAACatatagaaaatgataatttagcaGAATGTCAACGCTTGATAAATCAACTAACAACTTTAGTTCTTCAGGCACTATTAGTCTCTAAACTTTAATAATTCTGCAAGGTTAGTACACAACTAATCATTGTTCTGGCTACTTGTAGATTGGTATTAAGCAGTatcatatattttaaaaaataaataaattcttactaCATATCCTTCAGTAACTAGTTTTCTTGCCCTTTTAAGATTTCTGACGTCACTTGACAGTTTCAAATATTCTATTAATTGTAAATTTATGCCGTGCTTGACATGTTTTATGTACGCTGCAGCCACATGGTTTCTTTAACTGCTCCCCAGCAGTTGATGTGCCACCAAGCACTAGCGAGATGGAGAAGGATGTTGGATCACCAAAGCTGGCATCCAGCACTGGATTGCTTGCCAAACTTTGAACGAAGATGATTTACTAAAACTTCCTGTGAATTGATATTGACTGGATTGTGTTTGTTTAGTGTTGTGATCGTGTGTGTCGACTACTATTTTGCAAAGACTATGAAAGATGATTTATGGATATATATTTTTGCTCTATTCTCTGATTTATTATTTGAGTTAATATGTAAATATAGCAAATGATTTAGGGCTATTTTCAAATTTAGTTCAAACAAAATATTAAGATTTAGGTTATGCTAAATTTAAGAATAAGTTTAAACTttgctatattttataattaactCTTAGGTATTTTGAGCTTAATTAGTATTCAGTTCTCTTTGTTATTCACTTTATCTTGCtttaatttatcaagatatgatGATGTCTTGTGGTTGTTGCTGTAGGTTTCTTCTGTGTTATTAATCCTGGTGTTccctttaagtttttttttttgttatatgttCTGTTACATTCTGAAATGAAACACAACTCTCAAATGGTTGTGCATAGAGTTTAATTTTGCACCACTTTTTAAATTTTGCCATAGGAAAATAAAATCAGAAAAAATGAAAGAAGATAAAGAAACAACCTTTTCATAAATGAAAATAGTGAATAAAAGCCAAGCACTTTATTATGAATCTGCAAACTAATTTTCACAACATTTTGTTTACATTCGTATAAAAGAATATGCTATTTTGAACTTCTTCACAACTACTAATCCTGATGTTTCTGTATGAATTTGAAATTTACACCCATCTTTAACTCGTCGAGCCTGATTAATTCCTAGCAACTTCAGCAGATCAGATTCATAACAAATGAACTATCAGTACAATTTACATGAAGAAGCAATCAATAATCCACACGCCTTTTTGCAGGCTGCTCCAGTCCAAGCGACGAGTTTCACTTACACATCGAAGCCTGAATGGTTTGGAATTATATATCCATCAACTTCACCACAAACTGCTGGAGGAACTACCTCAAACGGGTTCATACACAACTCAGATCCACAAGCTGTGGCAAATGAATTCTGACAGCGTCCATGAATGAGACCGTGGCACTTGCTGCAGAGGCCAATGTCTTGGCCTGCCTCGATCTCATTTGTCGGCAAGCTTACAAAAGACACAATCCCAGCCCTACAGAGAGGGCATGGGACTGAACCAGGTGGTGCTGACATCTCAGAGTTAATGCTGCTCGTTGAGCAAAGACACAGTGCACATTTTGTGCAGAGTTCATGACCACAGCCTGCCAATCAAGAGAAGAAACTCATCGCACATGGAAGTGACCTACTGTTCTCTTTGATAGAGATTTTTCTTTTTATGTGTGATTGTTTACCTGCAGCAGCTACAGTGCAGGTTCTCTCCAAACAAACAGCACATAGATCACTCTCGTCACAAGAGGAAGTTGAAGAATTCAAACCATTCACTCTGCATGAATGTAAATGCATATCATGCGTCTCCTTATTCTTTCAGATAAAAAATTGTGGTCCAGTGCTTTTAAGAGCACAAGAGGGTTTTCTTTTTATCACTGTTAATATATCTTGGCAAAAGatcttatttgtttgtttttacataCAAGTGGAAGGAAATCTAAGAGATTTGGAGAAAATCTTCTACTTCTGAAGTTGAAGATAATTGTTAGATTTGCAGCGGGCTAGTGAATAATTAATTACCTTGCTATTTGCAGGATGCTCATGAGAGGCAAAGGCAAGTAGTTTGATGGAGGAAAAGCAGGAACAGATTGGCTAGAATGGGGTGTTAACAAGGGTATAAGCCGATGAGATCCCcgactccttgcaacatcaactGGAAGCCACctgaaaaaatttatatatacaaTGCtgaaaaaaactataaaaaagaaagagaaaaaacatCATGAGTTGTTTATTTTAGTTTAGAGAGCATCCTAGAGAGACTTACCCATTGGAATTGATTGTCGATCTGTCTGCTCCTCGAGAAAGAAGGATCTATACATGAACAAAATACTTCCAACCTTAGCCACAATTATAGTTAATGATCTAAGTAAACAGTTTGAGTTAGTTTGCCTGGCAGCACTTGAGGTTTCCACCACATGCAGCATAATGCAAAGGTGTGCTTCCTGTCAAACAAATTGCAGGctgattgttttaaaaaaatttcaagaagTCCATCTTTTAACAATGTAAAATGAATCTGCAAACCTATTGTCATTGTCGACGATGCACAAGATAGCGTCATGGCTGAGATATTAGCATGTagatcaagtagcagatgaacgCAATTCGAATGCCCATTTAGAGCAGCAAGGTGGAGGGCGGCTATACCACCATTTGCTGCCTTGTTAATGAACCTTGTGAGTGCTCTATGAGAAACAAAGAGGACATGTTGATTAACACAAACCAAACTTAAAGCTGAATATTCAGATTAGGTCAAAAAATGATTCTAAATGATCTAATTGCAACCTCAAATTCATGAGATACTCTGAAAGTGATCGacttttagcaaaaaaaaaaaaaaaagaggctcGAATTCTACTTGTTTATGTTGGTCAGGAATTTAATCAAACACTTACAGTGGATCACAATGTTTTGCTGACAGAGACTTGTGCTGATCTCCCACTTGTTCAACCACTGAGGAATTGGTTATTGCAGAAAGAGGAAAACCAGGATAAACATCTGCAGCCAGTAATCTAATGCATCGAGCGTGTCCACCAGCAGCTGCAAAGTGAAGTGCCGTTCTACCATTTAAGAACTCCGCTTTTGATACCTTTTTCGgacccccccccccaaaaaaaaatcaTGACTCTAAAAAATCAGCAATTGAGGATGGAAGAGAACATGAATCAATGCTTACTAACACATACATTGCATCTGTACAGTAGTAGAGTCTGCACTACCTCCCATCGACCACTGCAGCATGCTTCCATCAATGgagtctatttatttatttatttatttttgagaaaagaaataagaaaacagTAATCAGTAAGTCTTGTTAAAGTGGGCTAACAATTGGTAACGCAGTGGTTAACGATGCTCACTTGGCCACAAATGTTCCTCAAGTTCAAGTCTGCTCCCTTCTCCAGCAACATCATCACAATCTGGAATATAGAATAAAGTAACTCTCTCTGTATATATATCAAATTACTCGAAGGCACAAATCGTCTGTTGTACAATCCTATATCGATATTGATCTATCTCATGGTAATCATTCCATGGTAGAATCAAGGAGTCATCTTTCTCCAGTTtttgaaagagaagaaaaagtattgggaaacaaaaaaaaacttgtttGCAGAACACCAGATTTTGGAACTTAAATAACTATTTCCACAAAAGAAGAAAGATTTAGTCTGTTCCCCATCCGAAATCCAACAACTCACTCCTAAAATTGCAAAAGATTTTACTAAGCCACTACTCAGAAAAGGATCAATTTTATATTACAAGTCTTCCTTTTGCCTAATCATCATAATCGGATCTATTTCTTCACATATTTTGCTCTGTCGTTCTGTTCGCCAAAATTTTCACTCctagaattttttatgaattGTTTTTACCAGGAAATATAAATCAAAAGAGACCAATTAATATAAAGGAAGACATCACCTCAGTATGGCCTGAGGCGGCGGCGGCATGCAACGGCGAGCTGAGACCTGCGAACGTCGAATATCTAGCGAGGCCAGGATTCATCTCCACCAGCTTCTGCGCCTCAATTACGTCGCCGTCCTTCGCCGCCGTCACCAACCTTTCCCCGGCTGCCGAGCACCCCAGCAAGTTCCCCATCACCCACCCTTTAGTTTACTCTCCTAGAATAAACAAGATAAACAGGTGGAGAACGAGACAGAAAAGGAAGATTCTCCGGGGCGTTATTATTAGAATGTAGAATATTGCATCTCGGGCGATCCACCAACACTTGCGGAATTAAGCAAACGCCAGGTGAATCGAGAGGAGCCAATGAGAAAGGAAGGAGAGAGGGGTACGCAAAGATTAATATAACATGGATGTTGTCCCTACGCAATAAAAATCTGATTTAGCTTCACCACTCCGATCATTGATCCGCGTAGCTGTTCCTGGTATACGCGTGCACTTTGGGATTGGAAGCAGCAGTTGTTTCAGTTGATCTGACACAGACAAAATGGCTGATGTCTAAGTGATGCTTGCTTGATTGACTACATGAACGAATGCGATGTGTCGGCCAACCAGATGTTTTGACTAGTTGCCTCTGTTGGATTTCTTGCACGATTCCTTTTGTGTGGGCGTAAATGGGCCTGTCTAACCTACAATTTGGATTGAATTGGAAATTTTCCAATCCGCTCCGGTCGAAGACGGGTTTGCCTACCCATCGCTCTCCTCTTTTGACAACAATAGTATTTCATCTTGCTTTCATCTTCATTTTctgctttttctttttcttttttcctttacaAAAGGTATTATCTTTATGTTTAATTGCTCTCGAGGATAACTAACTGTTTCACGGCATTCTTTcccattttttttgtgtgttttatttatgaacaataaataaaatgaatcaatatatatatcaaattatatattattattatctatCTGGTTATCCACAAATAAAATTTTcggtttatttttaaaaataagcatGCCCCACATTTAATTTAACAAATCATCCTTTGTACGCCCCTTTAATAAAAACATCAATTAGATGTTATATCATATATTTTATCCTCAGAATATCTTTACTCTTAGTAATATTGACAATTATTAACTAgttgctataaaaaaaaaaattaaagttcttTTGATaagttaagataattttaataaaatttaaataattttgataaattgctaaaaatatattttaatataataatattctatatataataattttaattagaatGAAATATTAGCACCTATAATAGCTGATATACTTTATAGTAATTAGTCCTAGTTATTATAATAgtgctgaaaatattttttttaaataaaaatatataatgaaATGTTTATTAATGATTTTTATTTAAGGTTACTCATTTTATGAATGAGTGATGATTTGTTGGCAATTTTTTATGCGTTCGAACAAGATACTTTATGTTCCAATCTTTGATcaaattgacaaaaaaaaaaaaaaatgcttatCTGGTTTCCTGTATGTGTGCCAATTCAGTTCGGATTCTTTGGACCAGTTTCCCTTGGACCATCCTTGGACCACAAAACTTCATTTAAAAGGCTATCACGTGCATTGTGCGTGCACGTGGAAACACAACTCATGCAACAAAGCGCCCAAACGCGAAGCCCTAACCTCTCACCATCTTCCACCTCCGCAATCCACCGGCGCCATCTTCCACCTCGCCCAATCACTAACTTCTCGCCATCTTCCACCTCCGCTGTCTGTCGGCGCCATCTTCCACCTCGCCCAAGCCCTAACCTCTCGCCATCTTCCACCTCCGCTGTCCACCGCCGCCATCGTCCAACTCGCCCACAAATTTCAGAGCCCTAACCCCTCCCCGACGGCCTCCAACGTCCCCGACTCACGCAGAGACCCACCGCGATCCGACGACGATGACCATCCCTGCCCACGACCGACGACGGCCCAAGCTTTGTCGTCGTTTCTGCGTGAGTTCAACTATTGGTGTGAACAACTTTGAGCTTTCCTTTAATTCTTCCCTATTTAATAGTTTGAGTTCCAGATTTACAATTTCCCCAAACCAAAAGGTAGATCACCAATCTTAACGCAGAAACCAAAAGGCAGATTATTATAACTTGAACAAATTGAAAATTATTACAGAAAATAGAACATAGTTACAattttagttcattttaatattaaatttgttCATTTTAATTCCCCAGCATGTAAGCACACTGTTGGTTCATCTGTCGATGTGAGCAACTTTTAGCTTTCTTTTTCATCTAATGTACTTAACTACGTGTTTCAGAGCTTATTTCAAAGTGGAACAGATTGGACTTTGAAGTTATAATAATTGCTTAGGCATAATAACAGATTGGAACTTTGAAGTTATAAATAAGCTTATTTCTTTGATGTTGATGTTGAAGTTAAAAGAACATATTAGAACTTGATGATTGGAAATAATTTGAATTCAGAGTGCAACACTAGTTCAAGGCATAATATTGTTGAAGACATTAGGCATAATAACTTTGAATTATGCATTGAACTAGTATTGCACTCTGAATTCAAATTCAACATCAAGTACCAATCTGTACTCAACATTAAGTTACTTATGGCATCAACTTTAAATTATAACTTTgagcttattttttttaaaatttatttagcatacaatctatgAACATTAAATAATATTTGGACTTAAGTAATTCTTGTTTGCTTAATAGGTTGGTATTTCATGGCATCATCAAGTTACAACTCCATTGACAA contains:
- the LOC122028884 gene encoding E3 ubiquitin-protein ligase XBAT33-like, with the protein product MGNLLGCSAAGERLVTAAKDGDVIEAQKLVEMNPGLARYSTFAGLSSPLHAAAASGHTEIVMMLLEKGADLNLRNICGQTPLMEACCSGRWEVVQTLLLYRCNVSKAEFLNGRTALHFAAAGGHARCIRLLAADVYPGFPLSAITNSSVVEQVGDQHKSLSAKHCDPLALTRFINKAANGGIAALHLAALNGHSNCVHLLLDLHANISAMTLSCASSTMTIGSTPLHYAACGGNLKCCQILLSRGADRSTINSNGWLPVDVARSRGSHRLIPLLTPHSSQSVPAFPPSNYLPLPLMSILQIARVNGLNSSTSSCDESDLCAVCLERTCTVAAAGCGHELCTKCALCLCSTSSINSEMSAPPGSVPCPLCRAGIVSFVSLPTNEIEAGQDIGLCSKCHGLIHGRCQNSFATACGSELCMNPFEVVPPAVCGEVDGYIIPNHSGFDV